A genomic stretch from Leptodactylus fuscus isolate aLepFus1 chromosome 10, aLepFus1.hap2, whole genome shotgun sequence includes:
- the LOC142183380 gene encoding olfactory receptor 5AP2-like → MNRSSVKEFILQGLTDKPELFIPLFILFLPVYIIIVVGNVGIIGLIRADRRLQKPMYLFLSNLSFADLTYSSSVTPKMLQDLLSESRTISFIGCVLQMYTFVSFATVECFLLGIMAYDRYVAICRPLLYGVIMSSLLCLRLVVSAYLGGLMTALVHTGFVFRLNFCNSNIISHFFCDMPPLFKLSCSDISMNISVIFVLGGLVTMSCLILILVSYTNIVLAILRIRSTQGRYKAFSTCTSHMTAVTIFYGTVLFMYFRPSSSYALQQDKVASVFYSILIPMLNPFIYSLRNTEVKEAAKRLVKK, encoded by the coding sequence ATGAACAGAAGTTCGGTAAAGGAATTCATCCTCCAGGGCCTCACGGACAAACCGGAGCTCTTCATCCCTCTTTTCATCCTGTTCCTTCCAGTTTACATCATCATCGTTGTGGGCAATGTCGGGATCATAGGTTTGATCCGGGCGGACCGACGTCTCCAGAAGCCCATGTACTTGTTCCTTAGCAATCTATCGTTTGCAGACCTGACATACTCTTCCTCGGTCACCCCTAAGATGCTACAAGACTTGCTCTCTGAATCCCGGACCATCTCCTTCATCGGGTGCGTTCTACAGATGTACACATTTGTCTCCTTTGCCACAGTTGAATGCTTTCTTCTAGGTATTATGGCCTATGACCGTTACGTGGCCATCTGTAGACCCCTGTTATATGGCGTCATTATGAGCAGCCTCTTGTGTCTTCGGCTGGTGGTTTCTGCTTATCTTGGCGGCCTCATGACTGCTTTGGTCCATACTGGTTTTGTGTTTCGCCTCAATTTTTGTAACTCCAATATCATCAGCCATTTCTTCTGTGACATGCCACCACTCTTTAAGCTGTCTTGCTCTGATATATCCATGAATATCTCTGTTATTTTTGTCTTGGGTGGTTTGGTTACGATGTCGTGTCTCATCCTTATCCTGGTCTCCTACACGAACATAGTCCTGGCCATTTTGAGAATCCGCTCTACCCAGGGCAGATATAAGGCATTCAGCACCTGCACCTCCCATATGACTGCCGTCACCATCTTCTATGGGAcagttttatttatgtatttccgTCCATCCAGCAGCTACGCCCTACAGCAGGACAAGGTGGCCTCGGTCTTCTACAGCATACTGATACCCATGCTAAATCCTTTCATTTACAGTCTACGGAATACGGAGGTCAAAGAAGCTGCAAAGCGCCTTGTAAAGAAATAA